The Aphanothece sacrum FPU1 sequence ACTAAAACGATTAATGAGTAATAAAATTCCTCCTAATCCACCTGCAAAAAAGGGAAGTAACCTTAAGATTTTATTAGGATCTGATTTCATTATATGAAGAATTATTGACTTTTATCTATATTAATTTAAAGTGAGATATTATCGGTTAACGATTGCTAACTGAGGCATTAATCGATAGATAATCTGTTTAAGTACCATTGCTGTCCAATCAATATCTTCTAGAGTGGTTTCCCGTCCCAAAGTTAAACGAATACCTCTTAATGCCTCTTTTTCTGTGTATCCCATGGCCAATAAAATCGGACTAGGACTTAATTTGCCACTATGACAAGCGGCCCCTGCACTAATGCCAATTCCGGCTAAATTCAATTGACGTACTAAAGTTTTTCCGGTTATGAGGTCTTGATGAGGATTTTTATCGGGGTAACAGATAATAAAACTGATATGATGAGGCAGACGATACAATCTGTCACCCGTTGGCAACAAATAGGGACAGTCGGCCATCAAATCAAAAAAGCGATCGCGTAAAGCCATTAATCTGGGGCTTTCTGAGGCCATTTCTGAGGCCGCTAATTCTGCAGCCAGTCCAAAAGCAGCAATAGCGGGTAATGCTTGGGTTCCTGAACGTAATTGTCTTTCTTGTCCGCCGCCCCCTCCCAGAGGCAAAATTTCCACCCCTGGACGCACATATAAAGCCCCGGCCCCTTGAATGCCATAAATTTTGTGACTAGAAAGGGATAATAAATCTACCCCCAGACCTTGAACATCAATAGGCAAACGTCCAGCCACTTGTACCGCATCCGTATGAAACAGAATTCCATGACAACGGGCAATTTTAGCTAATTTTTCAATGGGTTGTAGGGTTCCGACTTCACTTTGTCCATAAATAATAGAAATAAGTACAGTATTGTCTTGAATCGCTGCCTTTAATTCTAAGGGATTAATACGTCCGTGACGATTAACAGGTAAAGTGGTTATCTGCCATCCTTGTTTTTGTAAAATGTAGGCGGTTTCAGAAATAGCTGAGTGTTCCACACTAGAAATAATCAAATGTTGGGGCGTACAGTAACGTCTAGTAATGCCTAAGATAGCCAAATTATCAGCTTCTGTTCCCCCTGAAGTGAAGATAATGGAGTCAGGATGGGGTGCATGAATTAACTCAGCCACTTGACCCCTAGCGTTTTCTAGAATGGTAGCGGCCCGTTGTCCCCAGGTATGCAAACTAGAGGGGTTGCCCCATTGTTGGGTCAAAATCTCCTGTACTTGGTTGATCACCTCCTGACGAGGGGGTGTAGTGGCACTATAGTCAAGATAAATTTGCATTCTGTTATCCTTAGACGTAATGGGGGGATAGGTTACGATTTGCCGCTTTTTTGGTTAAATACAAATCATCATTGAAAATTTCCGCTTAAAGTGTTTTGGTGGTAATTGTCCGTAGTTGAAACCACATTAATTAATAAAGCCAGATTAGTGACCAGGCTTACAAACATTATAGTCTTCATGAGAGATTACCGCCTCTGGGATTAATAAATTGCCTTGATCGCGGCAAATTAGGCGATAATGTCGGGTAACGGGAATGCTGATGACAAAGCGATCATGGCGCAGTCGTTTGCCATGAAATTGTCTATAATCTTGTTGGTTGGCCAATGCTTGCAGAATTTGACGGGCTTTGAGAACAACGTTTTTGGGTAATGTTCTAAGATCGACGAGATCTTCGGCAAAGGTGGCTTCCCAATCGTTTTTTTGTTGTTTTCTTTCTTGCCAGGCTAGTTGTTCTTGAGCGCATCGGTGGCAAATTTGACCGTAACCTTTATGACCACAGGAAAACATTTTTTTTCTTCTCGACATAACAACCGTTGATTCATAAGATGCTTACAGCCTTTACAATGGGGCGTATTAGCTTGCTCTTGTCTCCTGAGATTCTCAAAAAAAGGCCAGCCATTTATCCCCCGATACAATTCCATATATATCCAGGATACAGGGTTATATTCTTTCTCAGCAAAGCTAATTTTAACAAACCTTTGTTCTATAGTCACCAGCAGTATTGATCAATCTTGTATTTGACACTCTTTTTTTAATTGATAATTGATAATTGTGATTCTTGTTTCTGAAATCATTCTTAATAATGCTATGATAAAATTAATTAACCTAGAACAGTTTGAAACTCATGGCATTTTTTCGTCAATATATAGCTCCCTTCCTGATTCTTTTGATGTTTTTATTCGCTTTAGTGGCAGTGAGTATACGGGCTTTTTTACCCTCAGATTTAGCAGCACCTGCACCTATTGAAGATGGGGCAATATCAACAATAATTATTAACTTAGAGAGGATAAGTTGACTTACTTACCTGAAGGTTATTCCCTCGAAATGGGATCATCTAAAGATAAATATCGACTGATAAAATATATGAAATTAACTTATCAGGAATTGTTTCCCAATCAGTTAGATTTTAGCCATTTAAACATTACGGTTGAACGATATTTTACTCAAGAAACTCCTATTTGGTGGATCAAATTTCAAGGGAAAACTAAGCAACTATCTACCTCTGTCGCTTGTCTCTGGATGGGCAATGCAGTCGATCAGGTGACAGGAGATTATTATGGTCACATTTTCTTGATTTATGTTACCCCAGAACACCGTCGTCTTGGGTTAGCTACTGCCCTTATTCATCATGCTCAAATTTGGGCTAAATCTAGAGGCGATCGCCAACTCGGACTACAGGTATTTAATATTAATCAACCTGCTCTTAATTTGTATCATAATTTAGGCTTTGTCACCAAATCTTACTTAATGCTTAAACCCCTAGATAATTGATAGTTATTGATTTTTTATAAACAGTTCAATTTTTTTGACTTACGGAATCATGATAGAACAAGAATTAGCTATTTCTACCTCTAATTTAACCAAACAATTTGATCGTCATTTAGCGGTAAATCAAGTAGAATTACAAATAGAAAAAGGGGAAGTTTATGGCTTAATTGGGCCAAATGGGGCTGGAAAAACTACTTTAATTCGGATGTTAGCGGCTGCAGAAGATCCCACCATTGGCGAAATTTATATTTACGGCGATCGCTTATTAAGAAATGATAGTAATACTCGTCTTAAACAGCGAATAGGCTATCTTCCTGATGATTTTCCTGTCTATGAAGATTTGAATGTTTGGGACTACTTAGACTATTTTGCACGACTCTATTATCTCAAGTCTCCTCATCGTCGTCGTCGCCTTCAAGAAGTGCTGGAATTAGTCCAATTAACCAGTAAACGAACCAGTAAAATTAACACTCTTTCTAGAGGGATGAAACAGCGTTTAAGTCTAGCGAGAACTATACTCCATGATCCCATTTTACTATTATTAGATGAACCTGTATCTGGTTTAGATCCTATCGCTAGAATGCAGTTTAGAGAAATTATAAAGGTCTTACAAACAGTGGGAATGACTATTTTTATATCTTCCCATGTGCTTAGTGATTTGGCTCAATTATGTACCTCTGTTGGTATTATGGAATTAGGATTTTTAGTCGAAAGTACCTCTCTACAAGACCTTTATCAAAGGCTATCTCAGCAGCAAATCATCATTAAAACTTTGGGAGATTTAGAAACATTACAACAAGAATTAAAACATAATTCTTATGTAGAGGAATGGCAATTTATTTCAGAAGAAAACAGTCTGAAAGTCAATTTTTCAGGAAATGATCAAGAAAGTGCAGAATTATTAAAAGCTTTAATAACTGCAGGAATTCCTATTAGTGAATTTCATTGTATTCAAGAAGATTTAGAGACTATTTTCTTGAAGTTAGGTCATAAGCAGGCATCTTAATCAATTGACAATTGACAATTGATAATTGATAATTATAGTAATTCTCATCCTAGTTAGATAAGTAGGGGTCAACGGCCGTTGACCCCTACAGGGCAAAGTTGACCCCTACAGGGCAAGGTTTTGCCGGATGACGAATGTCCTAACCTGTAAAAGTAATGCTATATTAACTATCAACTGATAAACAAAGTCAATTATCCATCATTGAATTATAAGGAAATTTTGGGCAATTCTCAACAAATACTTTATAATTGAATTACACTAAATAATTAAAGCGTAACAGGCCGAGCAACGTCTATTAAACGCTAATATTTAATCAGAGTCCCATGTAAATTTTTGCGAATAAACCAACATATTTGAAGGAGGATATGCTATATGATAGCTGACTATTGGGATAAAATCGGTGATGGGAATCCTCAATTATTAAGAGAAATTAAAGGAAGATTAAATCCAAGAAATACAGCGATCGCCGTGGTAATTTCAGTTATTGGTCAACTGTTTTTATTGCTGATATTTAATAGCAATCTTCCGTCAGAAGTGCAAAATTACGATCTGTATCATGGACAATTTAATCGTTATTGTACTGCCACACCTCCCCCAGAAATTTATCAAAATTCTTATTATGGGGTACCTTTTTGTATCCAAGATTTACTAGGAAATTGGGTGATTAATTGGCAATTATGGTGGTTTGATGTATTTCGTACCTTGAGTATTGTGGGAATTTTTGTCTTATTAGTAGCTGGAATTTATTTACTTATTGCTGATTTATCACGGGAAGAAAATCGAGGAACTCTTAACTTTATTCGTCTCAGTCCCCGCACTCCCAAAAATCTTTTATTAGGTAAAATGTTAGGGGTTCCTTGTTTAGTTTATCTCATGGGATTAATAGCTTTTCCTTTACATTTAATTGCCGCATTTAATGCTCATATTCCTATTAGTTTAATTTTAGGATTTTATGGAGTTATTCTTAGTAGTTGTGCCTTCTTTTATAGTGGGGCTTTATTGTATGGGTTAGTCAGTTCAAGTTTAGGAGGATTTCAAGCTTTTTTAGGCAGTGGAGGGGTTTTATTTGGGCTATTTATCTTAACGAGCATTTCTTTTGCTTCAGGAGATTCTGTATCTCAGACTCCCTTTGATTGGGTCATGCTTTTTTATCCAGGAACGATTCTATCTTACCTCGCCAAGTCAACTTTTTTACCTACTAATACGCTTGATTTTAATTACGAAAATCTCAATAATTTACGTTGGTATGGACAAACTATCTGGCAAAATACATGGTTAGGAATTGGATTTATTGTGTTTAATTATGGCTTATGGACTTATTGGATAGGTCAAGCTTTAAAACGACGTTTTCATAATCCTACTGCTACTTGGTTGAGTAAATATCATAGCTATTACCTATCAGCAAGTTTTATCATTATGGTATTGGGATTTGTTTTCCAACCTAGTCGTTATGGCAGTTTATCACAACATCTTCGAGAAAATTTCTTGATTTTACAAACGTTTATTGTTGCCTTTTCTTGTTTGTTAATGGTTGCTCTAAGTCCCCATCGTCAAACTTTACAAGATTGGGCCAGATATCGTCATTATAATAAACAGCATCATCGCTCTATTATGGAGGATTTAATCTTGGGAGAAAAAAGTCCTTCTATAATTGCAATAGCTGTCAATTTAGGTATTATATTTGTTGCCTTAGTTCCAGGAATTTTGCTTGCTCCTGTAGAGAACAAATTTTTCTTATTGCTTGGCTTATTGTTGGGGATGAATATGATTCTGATTTATAGCATTATCGGTCAAAGAATATTAATGCTAAAAACACCCAAAAGTACCCTAATAGCAACCTTAGCTATTGGAAGTTTAATTACCTTACCGCCGATGGGCTTAGGTATGTTAGGATTATTCCCTGATAAAGTAATGACTCCCTGGTTGTTCACCTTTTTACCCTTAGTTGTGTTAGAAAATATGGCTAAATGTCCTTCAATTATCATGTTTATGTTCTCCATTTTGGGACAAAGTTTATTAATCACATTAGGAGGATTTGAGATGAAAAAACAATTACAAAAAGTAGGGGAGTCACAAACAAAACTACAAGAAACTTCAATATAAATACTGTCTAAGTGATGCAACCTACCATCAAACAAATTCTGTTAATTGTGGTTGCTATGTTAGTTTATTTAACTGTAATGCTAACAGCAGCAACCGCACAAGACACCCAAATGATTTCACCGAGTAAAGATAATACTCTGGTAGAAAACTTAATGGGTTCTCTGAGTAATGGTGCTGGACAACGGTTTTTTGTGGGACGCACTAATCAAGGAACTGATAATATTAGAAGAGGGGTTATTGCCTTTGATATTGCTAAAAGTATTCCTAAAGGATCTAAAATAACTGAAGTGAATCTTACCCTAACCTTAGAACGAACTCCAGGAGGAAAACAATCCATAAAATTACATAGACTTTTGCAAAACTGGGGAGAAGGTAAGTCTAGTCATCAAGGAGGGAAAGGAGGAAAAGCAACATCAGGTGAGGTAACTTGGATTTATACTTTTTATGATACTCAATCCTGGTCTAATCAAGGTGGATATTTTTCTGATATAGTTAGTGGTATTCAGGTGGTAGATGATGTTGGTGTTTATGTTTGGAAATCTACTCCTAAAATGGTAGCTGATGTGCAAGACTGGTTAGATTTTCCTCAAAGTAATTTTGGCTGGTTATTATTAGGAAATGAAATCACACCAGGTACAGTAAAAGGGTTTGCTAGTCGAGAAAGTAAAGAACATTTAGCACAACCAAAACTTATGGTTATGTATGTTAAACCATCATCAATTTTGTGAGAATCATGGATTTATGTAAAAAAAAACAGGGCGGGTTTATCTAGTTTTTTGGTGAGAATCATGGATTTATGTAAAAAACCCGCCCCTACAAATTTTGTGTAATTAATTTTGTCTACCTACTTAACTGAAATGACCCTACAGTTAGTTTTGAGTAAGTTAACCTGTTCATAGCATATTTTGGCAAAAATTGCACAGTTAAGATCTTAAGAAATGGGAAAAAAGATTTATAACAAAATATTAAATAAGTGACCAAGATTTAACGGAATGAACCCAAAAAATAATAAAGTGAGAAGATGCCAAAATCAATCAAAAGTAAGCAGTGAAATCTAGCCATTCCTCCTTTGATACTCAGGCGCAAAACTATGATTTGCGGGTAGGTCTATCAGAAAACTGTTGTCAGGCGATCGCGCAAACCGTCTTAACCCTTTCTCAAGCACAACCCTCGGATCTTCTTGTTGAAATTGGTGCGGGAACAGGAATGATTGGTCAATGGTTTGTTAAGTCTTTTGTGAACTATTTGGGCTTTGATTTGTCTCAAGAAATGCTCAATATCTTCCGAGAAAGATTAGAAAAAAATAACAGCCATTGGACATTATTAAAATCAGATGGAAATGATATTTGGCCAGTGGATGATCACAGTGCGAAAGTCATTTTTAGTTCTCGAAGTATTCACCTATTAGACTCAGAAGAACACATCATTAATGAAACTTTTCGTATCGCTCATCCCCAAGGATGTATTTTTTTAGTTGGAAATATTAAACGAGACTCTGACAGCATCAAAGCAAAAATGAAACAACAGATGCACCAAGAACTTGCTTTACAGGGTTTAGCAAAATATCCCAAAGAAAAGAAACTGCAACGACTAACGCAACTATATAGGGAACGTGGGGCCAAACCCATAGAACCTATAGAGGTTTATTGTTGGACAGTTACTAATACCCCAGAACAGTCTCTGCAAAGTTGGCAAGACAAACCAGGGTTAGGGGGAATAGACATTCCCCCTACTACAAAACAAG is a genomic window containing:
- a CDS encoding ABC transporter ATP-binding protein, with protein sequence MIEQELAISTSNLTKQFDRHLAVNQVELQIEKGEVYGLIGPNGAGKTTLIRMLAAAEDPTIGEIYIYGDRLLRNDSNTRLKQRIGYLPDDFPVYEDLNVWDYLDYFARLYYLKSPHRRRRLQEVLELVQLTSKRTSKINTLSRGMKQRLSLARTILHDPILLLLDEPVSGLDPIARMQFREIIKVLQTVGMTIFISSHVLSDLAQLCTSVGIMELGFLVESTSLQDLYQRLSQQQIIIKTLGDLETLQQELKHNSYVEEWQFISEENSLKVNFSGNDQESAELLKALITAGIPISEFHCIQEDLETIFLKLGHKQAS
- a CDS encoding cysteine desulfurase family protein, giving the protein MQIYLDYSATTPPRQEVINQVQEILTQQWGNPSSLHTWGQRAATILENARGQVAELIHAPHPDSIIFTSGGTEADNLAILGITRRYCTPQHLIISSVEHSAISETAYILQKQGWQITTLPVNRHGRINPLELKAAIQDNTVLISIIYGQSEVGTLQPIEKLAKIARCHGILFHTDAVQVAGRLPIDVQGLGVDLLSLSSHKIYGIQGAGALYVRPGVEILPLGGGGGQERQLRSGTQALPAIAAFGLAAELAASEMASESPRLMALRDRFFDLMADCPYLLPTGDRLYRLPHHISFIICYPDKNPHQDLITGKTLVRQLNLAGIGISAGAACHSGKLSPSPILLAMGYTEKEALRGIRLTLGRETTLEDIDWTAMVLKQIIYRLMPQLAIVNR
- a CDS encoding GNAT family N-acetyltransferase produces the protein MTYLPEGYSLEMGSSKDKYRLIKYMKLTYQELFPNQLDFSHLNITVERYFTQETPIWWIKFQGKTKQLSTSVACLWMGNAVDQVTGDYYGHIFLIYVTPEHRRLGLATALIHHAQIWAKSRGDRQLGLQVFNINQPALNLYHNLGFVTKSYLMLKPLDN
- a CDS encoding DUF7682 family zinc-binding protein is translated as MSRRKKMFSCGHKGYGQICHRCAQEQLAWQERKQQKNDWEATFAEDLVDLRTLPKNVVLKARQILQALANQQDYRQFHGKRLRHDRFVISIPVTRHYRLICRDQGNLLIPEAVISHEDYNVCKPGH
- a CDS encoding class I SAM-dependent methyltransferase — protein: MKSSHSSFDTQAQNYDLRVGLSENCCQAIAQTVLTLSQAQPSDLLVEIGAGTGMIGQWFVKSFVNYLGFDLSQEMLNIFRERLEKNNSHWTLLKSDGNDIWPVDDHSAKVIFSSRSIHLLDSEEHIINETFRIAHPQGCIFLVGNIKRDSDSIKAKMKQQMHQELALQGLAKYPKEKKLQRLTQLYRERGAKPIEPIEVYCWTVTNTPEQSLQSWQDKPGLGGIDIPPTTKQEILYKLQTWADDSLGGLTQTLESQETYVLQGFWLPPTE
- a CDS encoding DNRLRE domain-containing protein is translated as MQPTIKQILLIVVAMLVYLTVMLTAATAQDTQMISPSKDNTLVENLMGSLSNGAGQRFFVGRTNQGTDNIRRGVIAFDIAKSIPKGSKITEVNLTLTLERTPGGKQSIKLHRLLQNWGEGKSSHQGGKGGKATSGEVTWIYTFYDTQSWSNQGGYFSDIVSGIQVVDDVGVYVWKSTPKMVADVQDWLDFPQSNFGWLLLGNEITPGTVKGFASRESKEHLAQPKLMVMYVKPSSIL